DNA sequence from the Juglans microcarpa x Juglans regia isolate MS1-56 chromosome 5S, Jm3101_v1.0, whole genome shotgun sequence genome:
GCTACTTATAACTTACAAGTATGCAAATAGTCTTTTTGTTATCAACCACAGCATTACTTCAGTGTATAGAGGTCATgtgcatatttaaaggttgtaTTTctactttcattgatttttaaaattctatgtGGTAGCAATACAATTTATGGTTTGATTATTCAGCCCAAATCCATTTTATTCAGTTTTGCTTCAGTTTGTGAAGCGGAAAACCAAGAAGACAAGACCAGGCTACTGTACATCGTGAcactccaaataaaaataaaacccagaataaagaagaaaaaaaatgaccatttgTAGAAACCAACTTACTGATGGCAACCAGGAATATTCACGTACAATCTCCATAACTTTTGAGACTCGAAAGAATAAACAAAGAAGTGTGTCATAAATATCAATAAATGAGGCACACAGACATGTGCCCTCGCCACCAAAGAGAGTTGAGCATGGTAGGATTTAGAAGCTGCCCACAAGTAAGAGTCAAATTAATGGAAATGGACTGAGCCTAGCCACAGGGACACTAACGAGAGGATGAGCCCGTGGAAGGGAAATCCCCGGCCCCTCTTCCATGTCCACACTACCATATCCTCCATCGCCAACCTTCCATTCAAAGCACTGAATCAAGACAGCTAAGGTTGTTTGGACAACCTGCAATGCTAATGTTGCTCCGGGGCAGCTTCTTCTTCCAGTCCCAAATGGCAGCAGATGGAAGTGTTGCCCTCTCACATCCAATTGGCTCTTTCCCATCTCCTCTTTGTTAAGAAATCTCTCCGGCCAGAACTCAAGCGGATTCTCCCAGTGGTTTGGGTCTCTTCCGATAGCCCACACATTAACAAAGAGCCGGGTTTTTGCCGGAATTTCATAACCAGCTATAATACAGTCTTCAGTGCACTCCCTCACAATCAATGGACCGGGTGGGTGAAGCCTCAGAGTTTCCTTCACTATAGCTTGGATGTAGGGAAGGTTAGCTATATCAGACTCCTCAACTAATTTGCTCTTTCCGATTACCATATCGATCTCGTGCCTTGCTTTAGCCATCACATCTGGGTGATTAATTAGCTCCGACATTGCCCATTCAGTTGTCACGGCCGACGTGTCTGTCCCGGCTCCAAACATATTCTGCATGATACAAAATTCAATGTCAAAAATCGAGTTtggggaaagaagagagaactgccgagagaagagaagatggagtgaaaatgaaagatattattTCGATTCCTACACATGAGAGGTATTTATATACAGCACTTGAGTTTAAATCCTCTGTTAACAAACTAACCACTTCTAACTAATTTGTAACTAATAGCTAACAGTAGTTACAATTCTGATAGTCAAGGGAAACGTTTACCATAATGAAGCCTTTGATATTTTCTCTGGTCATTCTAATCTCGGAGCTTTCGTCCTCGTATACATCAAGCAAAATGTCCAGAACATCTTTTATGCCATCACCTCCATCAACTGccatctccttcttcttcctagCCTCTTCGTGTTCCTTCAGTATCCTCTCCATCATAGCGTCATACCTGTCGCGCACATCCTTGAGCCTTTTACCAAATCCTTGCAAATCTAAATTCTTACAAAACCAAATCATCTCTGACACATTAGCTTTACCAGCGAGCTCACACATCTCTTCCACCAACTTCCTCACCTCGTTAGCTTCGTCTTCATTCTCTGAACATCTTTTTCTCAGTGCCATCCTCGATATTATGTTGTTTGTCAACCTTATGAGTTCTGCTCCAACATCAACTGCCTCATTGGCCTTAGCCTTTTTAAGCAATAGCTGTAAGAACTGCTTTATTTCTTGGTCCCTGATAGGAAGGTGCCGCTCAAGTGTTCGGCCGCTAAGAAGTTTGGTCATGCAAAGCTTTTTCATGAACTTCCAGTAGGGTCCGTAGGGTGCCATGGTGAAGTCAGCGGAGCCATACGTGAGATAGTTTATGTTAGCCATTTTGGGGCGGTTCAGGAAACAAAATTCGTTTGTTTTGAGGCACTCTCTGGCCATTTCCGGAGAGGAAACAATGAGACAAGGTTTGGAGCCAAAGCGTAAGTACATCAAAGGCCCATGTCGGTTTGAGAGTTTGTGAAGAGCTTGGTGAGGGATTCTGCCGAGGAGGTGGAGGTGTCCGCTGATCGGTAGGGCTCGTGGGCTTGGAGGAAGGCGTGGTTTAGTTCGAGGTCTGATAAAAAAGGACACAATCAACCAAATGGAGGCTAAATAGATGAGAAGCATTTCATAGTTTTGGAAATCAGGCATCATTGAATTCATGTTTGTAACAAAGCAATTGCCAGAAGGTTGTTTCAAGAAAGGATCGGATTCAACATATTTGTATACGCACATTTTGCTAGATGTCAGCAGGCGTTGCCTGTGCATGGATGTAATATCTTaccatcttaattaattaaggcgGAACACGAGAGTTCTCAATTCAAATAATTGATACCTAAAGAACGTATTTTGTTTCGTCGCATTTACATCACATTGTCGTCGACAAACGCAGGAAATTACGGAAAGGATGGCTGACTGGGAATACTGTAAGGTTGGACAACTCGTACGTAATTGTTGTTGTTTTATTAATGAATAAGACTACAGTCATGTATAAGTatcgtatatttattttaaaaaatttattttaaaaaagagtagagttcttgtactattaaaaaataaaaaataatatttataatcgtaaaGCGCACAAACGTCACGtattctctctaaaaaaaataagtaaatacgagatgtaaataaaaaaaagttaattttttaataatgtattctactttttttcaaagcgattgcacgaCGGTTGCACACTCTACGAGTattgtatgtaatattactcttaaaaattagttttttcatgtgagtctcatatttactcacttttttaaaaatgaatgcaCGGCACTTGTACATtctatgactacaaatatcatttttctatattaatatctctctcttcatattgaaaaataaaataagtttcgtataatagaaaaattcagCATGTTTCTCGAGTGTATAATTTCTAttcatgatataatattttttatatacgcAGCAATGATCGATCGAACGACAACATTGACGACGATTTACCattgttattattgttgtgTGGCCCACCATTGATATGGTAACGATCGGTAAGAGAGGACGCCAATAGCTAGCCGTCCTTACAAGGTGCCTCATGAGGTTGAAAGAAAGTCGATGATATATAGCAAATCGAATCTCAATCCTCTTCTTTGTTTCAATCCCTTTCTATATGCTAGTTGACTCTTCAATCTCACGTTTGATTTTAGCACTATTTGTTTGTTTATCTGCAACATTAAGAAAGAACAAGCCGGCATCTAAATGGGT
Encoded proteins:
- the LOC121268355 gene encoding 3,9-dihydroxypterocarpan 6A-monooxygenase-like; translated protein: MNSMMPDFQNYEMLLIYLASIWLIVSFFIRPRTKPRLPPSPRALPISGHLHLLGRIPHQALHKLSNRHGPLMYLRFGSKPCLIVSSPEMARECLKTNEFCFLNRPKMANINYLTYGSADFTMAPYGPYWKFMKKLCMTKLLSGRTLERHLPIRDQEIKQFLQLLLKKAKANEAVDVGAELIRLTNNIISRMALRKRCSENEDEANEVRKLVEEMCELAGKANVSEMIWFCKNLDLQGFGKRLKDVRDRYDAMMERILKEHEEARKKKEMAVDGGDGIKDVLDILLDVYEDESSEIRMTRENIKGFIMNMFGAGTDTSAVTTEWAMSELINHPDVMAKARHEIDMVIGKSKLVEESDIANLPYIQAIVKETLRLHPPGPLIVRECTEDCIIAGYEIPAKTRLFVNVWAIGRDPNHWENPLEFWPERFLNKEEMGKSQLDVRGQHFHLLPFGTGRRSCPGATLALQVVQTTLAVLIQCFEWKVGDGGYGSVDMEEGPGISLPRAHPLVSVPVARLSPFPLI